The DNA segment GGTTTTTTTAGTTATTATTAATTTGATGAGACAAAACTACAAATTATTTTAACCACTTTACGTTTTTGTAAATAAAGTTATTAACAATTGGCATTTATTTCTTCTACACGCATTAATACAAATTCATTGGCTGTTAATTTTTTTCCATTATAATCAACAATTGCAATGGGAGAGTTTTTATTAACAGGTTGATTAAGATACAACGAATCAAATTCATTAAATAATTTTTGAACTAAAATTTCTTCTGGTGTTCTTTCTCTTTTTTCAGGAGAAATTAAATTTAAATCTATTGATCGTTCTTCTTGAGGAAATTTCTCGACTATTGATTTAAGGGCTTTCAATATAACAATATCAGGTTTTAACTCTTTATTTTTTTTTTGTTTTTCAATATTGTCAATATATGCCATTTCTGTTCGTTCTTCCAAATATTTATCTATCCAACCAAAAATAACAGCGGCATCTATTCGGTCAAACATTGTACCATATCTACCTTTTTTTGCTTGTTCAAAGCAATATTTTAATTCTTCTATTTTTAAGAAATAATAATCGGATTTTATAGCATTAACAACGAATATTACTTGCATTTGATTCATTGTTTTACCAACATTAAAAGATTCTATCAAATCGGTAGAAATAAAAGTTAAAAAAGCATCGGCGAACATTGGGCCCTTTTCTTTTATTATTTTTGATACGGATAGACCATTTGATTTATACGCTTCCATCCCCGTTTTGACTTGCAAGTCCGTCCAGTACTTTTGAGGATAACTCGTTAAGGCTTCTAACTTCGCCAGAACGTTGCTCTCTATCTTTATTATTTGATTGTTTTCCATAGGGATTTTCTAAATTTTTTAACCATTCTTGTTTAAATCCTTTCCAGCTTTTTTCGCAACAAATTTTTAAAACGTAATTTTTATCAACAGTTAAATCTTTTTCGATTTCATCAATAAACATTTTAAAAGCTGTTTCAGTATTTGATGCCTTTTTATTTTTTCTAACAATAAGCCAATCATTTACAAGTTGCGAATCAAAACCATAATCAAGTAATTTTTTTTTGAAATCGAATTTTGTTTCTTTTTCAAAAAGAATATTTTCTTCTTTTATATTATCTGATTTAATTTCTTCTTGTATAATCTTATCTAATCTTATCTGTGTATTTTCGGGTACTTTAAGGTTACTTTTATTCAATTTACGGATACTTAAAGTATCTAGAATTTCAAATAAAGTGTCCAAATTAATACATTTATTATTCCTTTTTTTATACGCTTCTTGAATACTATCAATGAACTTTTCATTAAAAAGCACTTTATTTTCAAACCATAAAGACGAATTAAATTCGCCTAATTTACAAAGGTCGTTTATTATATTAACCAAAATATCCTCAGAAACTCCACATTTTGAAGATAAATACATAAGTGCTGTAGGGTCGTTTAGATTCAACCAGTGATTTTCATTTACAGCTAGTTGTCTGAGTATTTTAAACCATGTAGCATAACCATCGTTTCCATATTTTTTTTCAATATAAAACATTGATTTACCTTCTTTGCAAAGAAAAGGAAAGTAGTCGACCGTATTTTTTTCTTTTCTTCCTAAAGCCATTTTTTTGAAAAAGAAACCTTCATTTTACCCGGCAAAGCAAAATGAAGGTTTCGTTTAAGTAACTAAGTTTCCTTTCGCTACTATGTTAATTTAAATTTGCCGATTTAAATTTATTGCTCAATACAAACAATATCCTTGAAGTGTTCTAATTCGGTGCGTAATATCCCTTCTTTCGTTGACATTTCAAGGTCTCGCAACTGTACGCTTTCAAGATATACATACACTTCTCCTGCTCTTAATTCAACGCAAATATCAACCTTAAATTTTATTTTAGGCTGACCCTTAAAAATATTAATGTCTAAAACGAACGATTCCTGTAATTCGTGAGTAATTTTTGAATGTAAAGTATTCAATTTTTCTCCTCTCAAGTCGTTTGAATTTTCAAGGGATGTAGCTACTTTAGCTTTAAAATTTTGAAGAGCTAAACATATTTTAGCGTGTTCTGTTTGATCCTCAAAATAAATGCGATTAAACTTAATAATTCGCAATAAATCTTTTGGTTCAAATTGCACTCCGGTGTTTACTTCAAACTTTTTTAGTTCTGAATTATTTTGAATAATTCCTACTACAGCATAATTATCATTTTCATAATTTTCATCCAACACAAGAAAAATGCTACCTTTTAAAAGGTCATAAACTACATGACATTTGTTCGGATCGTGCAAATGTTTCCTTTTGTTATAAAATTCACTAGGGGATGAAATAACTCCTACTAAATGGACTTTATTTGGCTTTATAACATCTAATTGTTTTGGCGCCGAACCTTCGCGAATAATAATTACAGGGTTTTTATCTGTAATTTGAGTTGAATTGTCAGAAACAAATTTTTTTATTACTTGTTCTTTTGGGCTTTCGCCATTTTTTTCTGTTTCCATTTTTTGTTTTTTAATTAATTATTATTTACTTTTTTTTATTTTCCTTGTGGGATATAGGCCTGCGCCTCTTCTGGTCGCATTCTTCTTGATTCTAACAGTGTCCCGGTGTTATCATAATACCCAACCATTCTATTTTCATAGTCAGGGAAAATATATACTTGACATGTTACTTCTTGAAACCCAAGTCTAATGTTTTTTAACAAATATTCGTTTTGATCCAACGGCGCTTTTACTGCGGCTTTATTTTCGTCTTTCGCTTTATTTAAAACCTCATTAGCTTTGCGAACAATTATTGAATTTGAAAGGAACGTAGCGCGCATTTCAGTTAGTTCGTCAATAGAAAAATATTTCTGGATATCTTTTTCTTCAGTCGTTAGGCAATTGGCTTCTAACATAGCCTCCCTTTCATTATCGGGAATTTCTTTAAATAGTTGTTGTTCCATTGTTTTTTAGTTAAAAATTAAACTCTCAATTTGACTACGTGTTAATTTATTTTCAATGATTTTTTTAGCGAAGGAAAATAATTCCGAATTAATTACATCTTTCGGTTTATCAATTTGAGATTTAAAAACCATTTGTAATTCTTTAAAAGAATCAACTTTATTGGTTGCTTTGTCGAAATGTTTTTTAGTTACTTTCTCATGTACCTCATCTGAAACTTCATAAGTTTGCTCGCTATCTTCATTTTCAACAACAGTAGATTTTTTTATTGTTTTTACAATTCCAAAAGACGCCTCTATTTTATCAAGGGCTTCATTATAATCTGCTGAATCCTTTAGAATATCCAACACCAAAGTGTAAGAAATCTTTTTATCAGAAATCATTTTTCTGATGCGGATAGGAGCGCTTGCCAACAATGCAAGATTCTGAATTAATCGCATTGATTTGCCAAGTCGAACGGATATTTCTTTGTTCTTCCATCCGATAGCTTGTAATCTGCGTACAGTTTCAGCTTGTTCAACAGGTGTAAATGGTTTTCCGGAGTTGGTAGTAAAATGCTCCATTAAAATCATTTCGTCGGTAACAGTTCTGGAGTCTCCGATTGAGATGATTTTAGCGCGAATAGTATGCCCTTTTTCAACCAATAACATGGCAGCAGCTAATCGTCTATGCCCAGCGACAATTTCCCAATCATAAGCTTCTGATTTAGAAACTCTAAAACCTCTCAAGGGAGTAACTACGCCATTTTGTAAAATATCAGCAGCCAATTCTTCTAAGTCGCCGTAATCTTCGCGCGGATTTCCTCCGGCACGTTGCAATGGGCGTATTCTACGAACATCTACTTCGTAATGTTTCCCTTGCGTTTCGTCTTTAATTTCTAGTTCTTTCATTGTTTATAATTTAAAATGTTTTTGCAATGATATGAAATTTTTGTTTACAAAATTGTAAATTTTAAAACAAAGTTAATACGCTTTCTTTTTCTTCAATACAAGCCTTGTGATTTTTAGCATTAATATTGAAATATGATTCCTTTAACTCGATAGAAATACTTTTTCTATTCATTTTTAAAGCTGCAAACCCCTCGCTTCCAATACCTCCAAAAGGACTAAAAACAGTTTCTCCTTCGTTTGAATATAAATGGAGCACCCTTTCTATTGTATCTAGCTGTAAAGGACATATATGTTTTTCATCATTTCCATCGCGTCCAGAACGATATTGTAATGTTCTTGAGTAATCAATATCATACCATACCGGAGATGCGTATTTCTGCCATAATTCAACTGGTAAATAATTTAATTTATCTTCGTTGGTATCTTGGTGTGAAATAGGTATTGCATTTTCTCCTGAATTACGAAAAAATAAAACATAATCAGGAATTCCAACCCTACTCATTACACTATCTTTTTTAATTGTTTTATGTAATAATCCTAGTGCTTTTGTTCGTTGCATTTCTGTTACCGGATTTTTCCATATTGTAACTTTTGAATGGTAAATAAACCCTTCTTTTTGGAACCAATCAATCAACATCCCACTAAAATCTCTTAATCCAATGTAACCCTCTTTACCTTTTTGTATTGGCAAATCCATGCAATGTATAGCGCATATTCTGCCGGGCTTTAACACTCTTTTTATTTCAGGTATAAGAAATCTAAAATGTTGTTCAAATTGTTTATAATCGCTAACATTACCCATATCCTCCTCTTTGTCAGAATAAACATACAGCTCAGCAAATGGAGGACT comes from the Bacteroidota bacterium genome and includes:
- a CDS encoding ParB N-terminal domain-containing protein → MKELEIKDETQGKHYEVDVRRIRPLQRAGGNPREDYGDLEELAADILQNGVVTPLRGFRVSKSEAYDWEIVAGHRRLAAAMLLVEKGHTIRAKIISIGDSRTVTDEMILMEHFTTNSGKPFTPVEQAETVRRLQAIGWKNKEISVRLGKSMRLIQNLALLASAPIRIRKMISDKKISYTLVLDILKDSADYNEALDKIEASFGIVKTIKKSTVVENEDSEQTYEVSDEVHEKVTKKHFDKATNKVDSFKELQMVFKSQIDKPKDVINSELFSFAKKIIENKLTRSQIESLIFN
- a CDS encoding Lin1244/Lin1753 domain-containing protein, producing MALGRKEKNTVDYFPFLCKEGKSMFYIEKKYGNDGYATWFKILRQLAVNENHWLNLNDPTALMYLSSKCGVSEDILVNIINDLCKLGEFNSSLWFENKVLFNEKFIDSIQEAYKKRNNKCINLDTLFEILDTLSIRKLNKSNLKVPENTQIRLDKIIQEEIKSDNIKEENILFEKETKFDFKKKLLDYGFDSQLVNDWLIVRKNKKASNTETAFKMFIDEIEKDLTVDKNYVLKICCEKSWKGFKQEWLKNLENPYGKQSNNKDREQRSGEVRSLNELSSKVLDGLASQNGDGSV